In Zingiber officinale cultivar Zhangliang chromosome 6A, Zo_v1.1, whole genome shotgun sequence, a single genomic region encodes these proteins:
- the LOC121998658 gene encoding uncharacterized protein LOC121998658 isoform X1 — protein sequence MASVCRNGGYGECFSIKRDLSLGLWNVVKCVYFCRTSHGAAAANSSAQWQTLSGNAPLVISRGSFYGVFPESSQYAYQFALANSVENVFYIVTFN from the exons ATGGCGAGCGTTTGCCGGAATGGAGGTTACGGCGAGTGCTTCTCCATTAAAAGG GATTTATCTTTGGGATTGTGGAATGTTGTTAAATGTGTTTATTTTTGTCGCACTTCTCATGGGGCTGCAGCTGCAAATTCTTCCGCACAATGGCAGACCTTGAGTG GTAATGCTCCCTTAGTTATATCACGTGGCAGCTTCTATGGAGTTTTCCCAGAGTCCAGCCAGTATGCTTACCAATTTGCACTGGCAAATAGTGTGGAAAATGTATTTTATATTGTGACcttcaattaa
- the LOC121998658 gene encoding glycerophosphodiester phosphodiesterase GDPDL1-like isoform X2: MEVTASASPLKGLQDLSLGLWNVVKCVYFCRTSHGAAAANSSAQWQTLSGNAPLVISRGSFYGVFPESSQYAYQFALANSVENVFYIVTFN, from the exons ATGGAGGTTACGGCGAGTGCTTCTCCATTAAAAGG TTTGCAGGATTTATCTTTGGGATTGTGGAATGTTGTTAAATGTGTTTATTTTTGTCGCACTTCTCATGGGGCTGCAGCTGCAAATTCTTCCGCACAATGGCAGACCTTGAGTG GTAATGCTCCCTTAGTTATATCACGTGGCAGCTTCTATGGAGTTTTCCCAGAGTCCAGCCAGTATGCTTACCAATTTGCACTGGCAAATAGTGTGGAAAATGTATTTTATATTGTGACcttcaattaa